One stretch of Sardina pilchardus chromosome 17, fSarPil1.1, whole genome shotgun sequence DNA includes these proteins:
- the LOC134062521 gene encoding U5 small nuclear ribonucleoprotein 40 kDa protein-like produces the protein MIEPVKRAADMAVVPMAFKRPRTELVAAAQSQQLMTTGPPRTSSLQSPIMLLSGHEGEVNCCKFHPNGATLASAGYERLILMWNVYGECENYATLKGHSGAVMELQYNTDGSLLFSASTDKTVCVWDAETGERVKRLKGHTSFVNSCFPARRGPQLVCTGSDDGTVKLWDIRKKASVHTFQNTYQVLSVTFNDTSDQIMSGGIDNDLKVWDLRQNKLIYSMQGHGDSVTGLTLSSEGSYLLSNSMDNTVRVWDVRPFAPKERCVKIFQGNVHNFEKNLLRCAWSPDGSKIAAGSADRFVYVWDTTSRRILYKLPGHAGSVNEVSFHPEEPIILSGSSDKRLYIGEIQ, from the coding sequence ATGATTGAACCCGTGAAACGTGCTGCTGATATGGCGGTGGTGCCCATGGCGTTCAAGAGGCCCAGGACCGAGCTTGTGGCCGCTGCACAGTCCCAGCAGTTGATGACCACTGGACCGCCTCGCACTTCTAGCCTGCAGTCCCCGATCATGCTGTTGTCAGGACATGAAGGTGAGGTGAACTGCTGCAAATTTCACCCCAATGGAGCTACTTTAGCCTCTGCTGGCTACGAGCGCCTCATCTTGATGTGGAACGTATACGGGGAGTGTGAGAACTATGCCACTCTGAAGGGCCACAGTGGAGCGGTGATGGAACTTCAGTACAACACTGATGGGAGCCTTCTTTTCTCGGCTAGCACGGACAAgaccgtgtgtgtttgggacGCAGAAACGGGCGAACGTGTAAAACGTCTGAAAGGTCATACCTCCTTCGTGAACTCCTGCTTCCCAGCACGCCGTGGTCCTCAGCTGGTCTGCACTGGCAGCGATGACGGCACCGTCAAGCTGTGGGACATCCGAAAGAAAGCATCTGTCCACACGTTTCAGAACACCTACCAAGTGCTTAGCGTCACTTTCAACGACACCAGTGATCAGATTATGTCTGGAGGCATTGATAATGACCTCAAGGTGTGGGACTTAAGACAGAATAAATTGATCTACAGCATGCAGGGTCACGGGGACTCTGTGACTGGCCTCACCTTGAGTTCAGAGGGATCATACCTGCTGTCCAACTCCATGGACAACACTGTACGAGTATGGGACGTCAGACCGTTTGCGCCCAAAGAGAGATGCGTGAAGATCTTCCAGGGCAACGTTCACAACTTCGAAAAGAACCTTCTGCGTTGCGCTTGGTCCCCGGATGGCAGTAAGATTGCTGCTGGTTCTGCTGATAGGTTTGTGTACGTCTGGGACACCACTTCTCGCAGGATTCTCTATAAACTCCCTGGTCATGCAGGGTCTGTGAACGAGGTCAGCTTCCATCCAGAAGAGCCCATCATCCTGTCTGGTTCCAGCGACAAACGGCTGTACATCGGAGAGATCCAGTAG